Proteins encoded in a region of the Zea mays cultivar B73 chromosome 4, Zm-B73-REFERENCE-NAM-5.0, whole genome shotgun sequence genome:
- the LOC542093 gene encoding nitrilase 2, producing MALVTSGSGADQVIAEVAMNGGADPSATTVRATVVQASTIFHDTPATLDKAERLIAEAAGYGSQLVVFPEAFIGGYPRGSTFGFGISISIINPKDKGKEAFRRYHASAIDVPGPEVTRLAAMAAKYKVFLVMGVIEREGYTLYCSVLFFDPLGRYLGKHRKLMPTALERIIWGFGDGSTIPVYDTPLGKIGALICWENKMPLLRTALYGKGIEIYCAPTADSRPVWQASMTHIALEGGCFVLSANQFCRRKDYPPPPEYEFAGLGEEPSADTVVCPGGSVIISPSGEVLAGPNYEGEALITADLDLGEIVRAKFDFDVVGHYSRPEVLRLVVNDQPQLPVSFTSAAERTPAAKSDIDTKSY from the exons ATGGCTCTCGTGACCTCGGGCTCGGGTGCCGACCAGGTGATCGCCGAGGTGGCGATGAACGGCGGCGCCGACCCAAGTGCAACCACCGTGCGTGCTACTGTCGTGCAGGCGTCCACCATCTTCCACGACACGCCCGCCACTCTTG ATAAAGCAGAGAGATTGATAGCAGAGGCTGCTGGGTATGGTTCACAGTTAGTTGTCTTTCCAGAAGCTTTTATTGGAGGCTATCCTCGTGGATCCACATTTGGTTTCGGGATCAGTATTAGTATTATTAATCCAAAAGACAAGGGAAAGGAAGCATTCCGGAGGTATCATGCATCTGCTATAGATGTGCCTG GTCCAGAAGTTACACGCTTGGCTGCTATGGCTGCAAAATATAAGGTTTTCTTGGTCATGGGGGTGATTGAAAGGGAAGGTTACACCCTTTATTGTTCCGTGCTTTTCTTTGACCCTCTTGGCCGTTACCTGGGTAAGCACCGGAAGCTCATGCCTACAGCATTAGAGAGAATTATATGGGGATTTGGGGATGGATCGACTATTCCAGTTTATGATACTCCACTTGGAAAGATTGGGGCGCTCATTTGCTGGGAAAATAAAATGCCACTTTTGAGGACAGCGCTGTATGGTAAAG GTATTGAGATATACTGTGCCCCCACTGCTGACTCCAGGCCTGTTTGGCAAGCCTCCATGACACACATTGCTTTGGAGGGGGGATGCTTTGTCTTGTCAGCAAACCAATTCTGCCGCAGAAAGGACTATCCTCCCCCACCGGAGTATGAGTTTGCTGGTTTAGGTGAAGAGCCATCCGCGGACACTGTTGTTTGCCCTGGAGGCAGCGTTATCATTTCTCCATCTGGAGAAGTCTTGGCAGGTCCCAACTATGAAGGAGAGGCACTGATTACAGCCGACCTTG ACCTGGGAGAGATTGTTCGAGCCAAGTTTGATTTCGACGTGGTGGGCCACTATTCTCGACCTGAAGTCCTTAGATTGGTAGTGAACGACCAACCGCAGCTCCCTGTGTCTTTCACGTCTGCCGCTGAGAGGACTCCAGCTGCCAAGAGTGATATCGATACTAAGTCTTACTGA
- the LOC542093 gene encoding nitrilase 2 isoform X1: MSLYINMELLSTIFSTDKAERLIAEAAGYGSQLVVFPEAFIGGYPRGSTFGFGISISIINPKDKGKEAFRRYHASAIDVPGPEVTRLAAMAAKYKVFLVMGVIEREGYTLYCSVLFFDPLGRYLGKHRKLMPTALERIIWGFGDGSTIPVYDTPLGKIGALICWENKMPLLRTALYGKGIEIYCAPTADSRPVWQASMTHIALEGGCFVLSANQFCRRKDYPPPPEYEFAGLGEEPSADTVVCPGGSVIISPSGEVLAGPNYEGEALITADLDLGEIVRAKFDFDVVGHYSRPEVLRLVVNDQPQLPVSFTSAAERTPAAKSDIDTKSY; the protein is encoded by the exons ATGAGCTTATATATAAATATGGAATTGTTGTCAACTATTTTCTCTACAGATAAAGCAGAGAGATTGATAGCAGAGGCTGCTGGGTATGGTTCACAGTTAGTTGTCTTTCCAGAAGCTTTTATTGGAGGCTATCCTCGTGGATCCACATTTGGTTTCGGGATCAGTATTAGTATTATTAATCCAAAAGACAAGGGAAAGGAAGCATTCCGGAGGTATCATGCATCTGCTATAGATGTGCCTG GTCCAGAAGTTACACGCTTGGCTGCTATGGCTGCAAAATATAAGGTTTTCTTGGTCATGGGGGTGATTGAAAGGGAAGGTTACACCCTTTATTGTTCCGTGCTTTTCTTTGACCCTCTTGGCCGTTACCTGGGTAAGCACCGGAAGCTCATGCCTACAGCATTAGAGAGAATTATATGGGGATTTGGGGATGGATCGACTATTCCAGTTTATGATACTCCACTTGGAAAGATTGGGGCGCTCATTTGCTGGGAAAATAAAATGCCACTTTTGAGGACAGCGCTGTATGGTAAAG GTATTGAGATATACTGTGCCCCCACTGCTGACTCCAGGCCTGTTTGGCAAGCCTCCATGACACACATTGCTTTGGAGGGGGGATGCTTTGTCTTGTCAGCAAACCAATTCTGCCGCAGAAAGGACTATCCTCCCCCACCGGAGTATGAGTTTGCTGGTTTAGGTGAAGAGCCATCCGCGGACACTGTTGTTTGCCCTGGAGGCAGCGTTATCATTTCTCCATCTGGAGAAGTCTTGGCAGGTCCCAACTATGAAGGAGAGGCACTGATTACAGCCGACCTTG ACCTGGGAGAGATTGTTCGAGCCAAGTTTGATTTCGACGTGGTGGGCCACTATTCTCGACCTGAAGTCCTTAGATTGGTAGTGAACGACCAACCGCAGCTCCCTGTGTCTTTCACGTCTGCCGCTGAGAGGACTCCAGCTGCCAAGAGTGATATCGATACTAAGTCTTACTGA